The following coding sequences lie in one Vibrio toranzoniae genomic window:
- a CDS encoding patatin-like phospholipase family protein: protein MSKSALIVEGGAMRGIFAAGVLDAFMEDDFRPYDFAIGVSAGVSNLVGYLSQAPKRSYNVITTMATDKTFFNPARFAKGGNLVDVKWLWNESNQRYPLDCGEMFSSIPLIAAVTNVDTGSADYYHIKPENLSNVVEATTALPIAYRETPCFSGGCYTDGGVADSIPVREAYRRGARDITVILSHPLSYRMKPQKYQWMLKKMLKKYPNIAESMAVRAENYNQSLDFIRHPPKDAIIKVIAPPEAFAVKRLTMDQTILNAGYEMGIKAGAEHLAIRKGIYGFDTEDCHFCV, encoded by the coding sequence ATGAGTAAAAGCGCATTAATCGTTGAAGGTGGGGCTATGAGAGGCATCTTCGCGGCCGGAGTGTTGGACGCCTTTATGGAAGACGATTTCCGCCCTTATGATTTTGCCATTGGCGTATCTGCGGGTGTGTCCAATCTGGTTGGTTACTTATCTCAAGCACCAAAACGCAGCTATAACGTGATCACCACAATGGCGACCGACAAAACCTTCTTCAACCCCGCTCGCTTTGCCAAGGGTGGCAATTTGGTGGACGTGAAGTGGCTATGGAATGAATCAAACCAACGCTATCCACTTGATTGTGGTGAGATGTTTTCAAGTATCCCATTGATTGCCGCTGTGACTAATGTGGATACGGGCAGTGCAGATTACTACCACATTAAGCCAGAAAACCTTTCAAATGTGGTTGAAGCGACAACCGCATTACCAATAGCTTACCGTGAAACACCGTGTTTCTCAGGTGGTTGCTATACCGATGGTGGGGTCGCCGATTCGATTCCTGTTCGTGAAGCCTATCGTCGTGGTGCTCGTGATATTACCGTGATTCTGTCTCACCCATTAAGCTACAGAATGAAGCCGCAGAAGTACCAGTGGATGCTGAAAAAGATGCTGAAGAAATACCCGAACATCGCTGAGTCGATGGCGGTTCGTGCCGAGAATTATAATCAGTCCCTCGACTTTATTCGTCATCCACCAAAGGATGCGATCATTAAGGTGATTGCGCCGCCTGAAGCGTTCGCAGTTAAGCGTTTAACGATGGATCAAACCATTTTGAATGCAGGTTATGAGATGGGGATAAAGGCTGGCGCAGAGCACCTGGCCATTCGCAAAGGCATTTATGGTTTTGATACCGAGGATTGTCACTTTTGTGTTTAG